GGAAAATGAAGAGAAAAGAGCATAAAAAAGCCCTTTTCTTCCAAAAAGCATTTAAACCTTCTTTTTACGGAATCCCAGATAAATTCCTCCAACTGCTGCCAGGACGAAAAGAATTCCGAATATGTCAGAGCCGGAGAAAGACGGACCTCCACTTTCTTCTTCCGTTACAGGAGTTTCTTTCTGCATCTCATAGCCTTCCACGTAATCGGATTCCGAATTCTGGCGGACTTCAGGAGCAGGTTCTGGAGAATCCATTCCATAACCCGTGCTGGAGTCCTGAACAGTCTGGTTGCTTTCCTGTGATTCCGAACCTGATCTGGATGTCTGGTTAAGTTTTTCAGCAACACTTGTCTGATGCCCTTTGCTGCTACTGCTGCTGCTCTGAGATTCTGTTATTTCCTTGGTTTCGACTCTGGTTGCTGATTCGATCTGCTCAGCATAGCCAGGAACAGATACCATCCCGCTTATGAACTCATGAAGCAGAGGGTTTCCGCAGGTATGGTGGCAGCATGAAGCTCCATTCTCAGCCACAGACTGTTCATATTCCGTTGCAAGGCTTTCAATAACGTCTTCCGAAGGTGCCCAGTAATCGTGCCTGACAGCTTCAAGCATCCTGGCAGTGATTGACTGGTAAGCGGCCGGGTTATTCTGTTTGAACCATTCTCTCATGGCAGGGTCATTGGAGTAGGTCTCATACACCTGCTGCCAGACGGTGTCATCCACAAGTTCAGGGGAACTTACTTCCCAGCCAAAGAGGTTGTCCACAAATTCGGACATCATACTGCCGCCTGAATACCCTGAGTTCTGCATGCCTTCAATCCACCTGTCATTGAAATATCTGGCTCTCAGGTCCTTGCTGAGGTATTCCCGCATTCCAAGCATCTGAGCCCCGTCGGGGTTGCTTGTATCAGAAACATACATTTCAGGAGTTGTCCCGTCACCTTTTACATACCTTGTTGCAAGGTTCATGCCTCCGAAGTACTGGAAAAAGTCGTCGTTGTCAAGAGAATCGTAAAGGTTTGAAGAGGCTGAATGTACCGATGCTTCAACATTTTTCAGGTTCCCTTCAAGGAGGCCTCTGGACTGTATTCCCCAGAAATCCTCTCCATAGGCGTATCCCATCTTGTCCAGGTATACGTTTGCAATGGCTTCTTCGTTTTCCCATGTCCCGCTTGCACTGACAGCGTCCGAGACCCCTATATCGTAGGTGCCGTCCATTACCGCAAAGCAGCGCATTGTTGAGAGTTTTGTTGCAGTATCGTTGTCATATCCTGTCTCAACAAGGGAACCGTAGAGTGCAAGTGAACTCTGGTTGACGTAGTTGGGATAGTTTACGGGGGGGAGAGAGCTTGCAAGTTTTACAGCGCTGTCCACCATTTTGATCTTATCCGGGAAAGCATCCCTTATCCCTGCCGTACTATAGACAATATCAATACGCGGCCTCCCTGGCTTTGAGCTGTCGTAATTCGGCAGCAGTTCTTCTTCGGGAATAACTTCGACTCCTGTCACATACCCGTATTCGTCCCATACGGGCTGGATCCCAAGCAGGTAAAGAATTTCGGCTTCCAGGGTCCCGTGGTCGCCGATAAATTCAACACCGAACCTTGAGAATGAAACCTTTTCAGGGTATTCCCCGTGCTCACTATAATAGTCCTCAAGCATCTGGATTGCAAGGGTTTTCCCGACTTCCCATGTTGCTTTTGAAGGGTACAGTTTTGAATTTACGCTGTAATAGTTGCGCCCTGTCGGTACGGCATCAGGGTTCATTATGGGGTCAAGCCCAGACGCCGGCGGGATAAACCCTCCATTCAGGGCTGAAAGAATCCTGTCAATTTCCACATCACAGCCAAGAAGACGGTCCCTGTAGTCCAGGCCAAGCTCAAGGTCAGGTGTGACAGAACTGTTGGTCTGCCCGTAGACTGCAATCTGGGCAGCGGAAACATCTGTATTATTTGTTACAACTTCCCAGACAAGTTTAGTGACTTTTGTATCATTTAACGGAATCCCGAGAGGATAAGCGGATTCTGGATAGAAGGCTGCAGTAACATTATCCTCAAAGCTCCCTCCGAGCATAGCCCTTACCATCGCAGATAATTCGTCTTTCTCAGGGTCTGTCATGTTTGTCCCCGGAACACGGCTGAGGATATGCATTCCGTAGGGGATATTTTCATTTCCTATGTCTTCCAGGTACTCGTGAAGGACATCTTTTACAAAACTTTCAAATTCTTCATCACTGTAGTTCTCGAGATCAGTTACGTTTTCCATTCCCAGGTCGACACTGAGGTTGAGTGCTATTATCTCATCAATTATTGCCTGCTGGTATCCTGCCCTGGTCTGAGAAGTAATGCTGGGCTCATAATACTGCTGGACATTAATTGAGAGGTTCAGCAAGCCTCCGTAAAGTCCGCTCCGTTCGAGAGTAGGGGTCAGGTGGTCGATAATAAGGGCGTTACCCCTGTACTCGGCGGTTATTCCCTCTCCCACGTTGGCAACTATGTAAGGATATATGTTTGGCAGGTCCTGAAGAAGCAGAGGAGACCAGTCAGAGGTTCTGTTCATGCCGTAAGTGGGCCCCGGAAGCCATTCATGCGTACCGTGAGTCCCCAGGTGAATAACTGCATCGGGCTGCCATTCATGGTTTAACCAGAGGTAGAAAGCTATGTACTGGTGTGTTGGAGGTACAACATTGCTGTGGTAAAGGGTATCGTTGTTTTGCCCCGTTCCCCTGGCAGGCTGGGGCATGAGCCAGACATCCCCGAAACGCACCGTTGGAATTACAATATACTTCCCGGTTTCGTTTTCATAGATCATAACGCTCTTATCCTGGGGCAGGCCTTCGGACCAGGGCTGTCCCCATTCAGCCGTTACACCGGATCTCAGGTTCTCCGGAATTTCAGACTCAAACCACTCTCTGTAAGTCTCCATGGGTATGAGATGCAGCCCCCATTCGGTTTTGTTTTCAACCATTTCATTCAGGACTCCCGGAGCCCAGGAACCGACATTGATACCCTGAGCCTGGAGCATGTCCAGAAGGATACTGCTATTATCAGGAATTCCGGAGACTTCATACCCGCTTTCATTCATTGAATTGAGGAGGTCAAACATGCTCTCCGTGGTGTTGAGGTAGTTTGCCACTATATTGTCCTTTCCTGAAGGATAATTGTAATAGATGACAGCTACTTTCTTGTCCTGGTTAGCCTTTAACTTCAGTTCTGCCCAGTTAATTGACCTGTTTGACATCCAGTCAATCTGGGAAGGCAGAGGTTCATAGTTGCTTTCTCCGGTTTCGGAATCGTAATTGTCAATTCCTATTACAATATACTCGAAAATCCCGTCAACGCTTGGAAGCAGGGTTTTGTACACAACCTCGCTGCTCGGGATGCCCCTGTTGCTGTCAGCAACATCAGTAGAATTCTCAGGGTTGTTAACAACAAGTCCGGTGAGGACAGGGACATCAAGGTCCGTAAGCTCCTGTACACCTTTGTCAGGGTCTTCGTAATTTAAACGGAAACTCTTAAGAGAAATTACACACTGGACAAGAGGTTCCCCGTTTTCGTCAAAGTAAAATTTGTGGATATCGTTGAAGGTATCAAAACCCGCAATTACGTTGCAGCCCTTTCCTTCCAGGTCGCGGATAAGGGCATCTATGACTTCAAGATTGTCTCCGGTATAATCCGAAGCATGGAACCATATCCCGATAGTGGGCTTACTTTTATCATAAACATATTTTGATTCATTGAAGTTAGTTAAGTTAGTTGAGTTAGAGTACCATTCAAGGTAATCAGTGGTGTTTTCGAACCAGTCAGGCTGGGATTCGTCAGTTGGAGAGCGGGCGTCAGGATGGTAAAGACCTGCTTCCGGGAAGTCTACAGGATCTTCATAAACCCAGCTGCCTGTAAGTTCAGGTTTGTCTCCGTATGTTT
This window of the Methanosarcina mazei S-6 genome carries:
- a CDS encoding cobaltochelatase subunit CobN → MRTARSRLLVLCAVVLLLLAQNVSADGNQVNITFICYDGSALAAAEQSNPYNASINVTYLSGYSDFSNVTFENQDIIFSYMLWSQFKDIGDDLKSAHENGTVLIDISSAIDTAYINTSNYDQIFSGIEPYNSTEEKFFYNMGTRGVLKKNAENFLIYLAKTYGDKPELTGSWVYEDPVDFPEAGLYHPDARSPTDESQPDWFENTTDYLEWYSNSTNLTNFNESKYVYDKSKPTIGIWFHASDYTGDNLEVIDALIRDLEGKGCNVIAGFDTFNDIHKFYFDENGEPLVQCVISLKSFRLNYEDPDKGVQELTDLDVPVLTGLVVNNPENSTDVADSNRGIPSSEVVYKTLLPSVDGIFEYIVIGIDNYDSETGESNYEPLPSQIDWMSNRSINWAELKLKANQDKKVAVIYYNYPSGKDNIVANYLNTTESMFDLLNSMNESGYEVSGIPDNSSILLDMLQAQGINVGSWAPGVLNEMVENKTEWGLHLIPMETYREWFESEIPENLRSGVTAEWGQPWSEGLPQDKSVMIYENETGKYIVIPTVRFGDVWLMPQPARGTGQNNDTLYHSNVVPPTHQYIAFYLWLNHEWQPDAVIHLGTHGTHEWLPGPTYGMNRTSDWSPLLLQDLPNIYPYIVANVGEGITAEYRGNALIIDHLTPTLERSGLYGGLLNLSINVQQYYEPSITSQTRAGYQQAIIDEIIALNLSVDLGMENVTDLENYSDEEFESFVKDVLHEYLEDIGNENIPYGMHILSRVPGTNMTDPEKDELSAMVRAMLGGSFEDNVTAAFYPESAYPLGIPLNDTKVTKLVWEVVTNNTDVSAAQIAVYGQTNSSVTPDLELGLDYRDRLLGCDVEIDRILSALNGGFIPPASGLDPIMNPDAVPTGRNYYSVNSKLYPSKATWEVGKTLAIQMLEDYYSEHGEYPEKVSFSRFGVEFIGDHGTLEAEILYLLGIQPVWDEYGYVTGVEVIPEEELLPNYDSSKPGRPRIDIVYSTAGIRDAFPDKIKMVDSAVKLASSLPPVNYPNYVNQSSLALYGSLVETGYDNDTATKLSTMRCFAVMDGTYDIGVSDAVSASGTWENEEAIANVYLDKMGYAYGEDFWGIQSRGLLEGNLKNVEASVHSASSNLYDSLDNDDFFQYFGGMNLATRYVKGDGTTPEMYVSDTSNPDGAQMLGMREYLSKDLRARYFNDRWIEGMQNSGYSGGSMMSEFVDNLFGWEVSSPELVDDTVWQQVYETYSNDPAMREWFKQNNPAAYQSITARMLEAVRHDYWAPSEDVIESLATEYEQSVAENGASCCHHTCGNPLLHEFISGMVSVPGYAEQIESATRVETKEITESQSSSSSSKGHQTSVAEKLNQTSRSGSESQESNQTVQDSSTGYGMDSPEPAPEVRQNSESDYVEGYEMQKETPVTEEESGGPSFSGSDIFGILFVLAAVGGIYLGFRKKKV